GGGGTCGAGTGCGCTGGTGGGCTCGTCGAACAGCATCAGCGGCGGGTGCATGGCCAGGGCGCGGGCAATCGCCACGCGTTGCTGCTGGCCACCCGATAGCGCGGCAGGATAGGCATCGGCCTTGTGCGCCAGACCGACGCGCTCCAGCAGGTTCAAGGCTTCTTCACGGGCCACGGCGGGGCGCAGGCCACGCAAATGCAGTGGGGCCAGGGTGCAGTTTTGCAGCGCGGTGAGGTGCGGAAACAGGTTGAACTGCTGGAACACAAAGCCGATGCCCGAGCGCAGCTGGTTCACGTCCACGCCGCGGCGGTAGATGTCCTGGCCGTCGAGCTGGATGCTGCCCGACTGGATGGATTCCAGCCGGTTCAGGGTGCGGATCAGGGTGGACTTGCCGGAGCCGGACGGCCCGCAGACCACCACCACCTCGCCGCGCGCGATGGTCTCGGTTACGTCCACCAGGGCGTGGTAGTCGCCGTACCATTTGTTGACCTTGTGCAGTTGGATCATGCGGAAACTCTCACAGTGTGGGTGCGCTGCTCCAGCCAGTACGCGAAGCGCGACAGGCCAAAGCACAAAACAAAATAGGCCAGCGCCAACAGGGTGTAGACGGCGGTGCTCTGGGTGAACACCTGGGTGTTGATTTGCGCGGCGATGAAAGACACCTCGGTCAGCCCGATGATGTAGCCCAGCGAGGTGGCTTTGATGGTGGCCACAAACTGGTTGACCAGCGAGGGCAGCATGTGGCGCAGGCCCTGGGGCAGCACCACCAGGCGCATGGTTGCCAGGTAGCCCAAACCCAGCGAACGGGCTGCTTCCACCTGGCCCTTGGGTACGCCGTGGATGCCTGCGCGCACGATCTCCGCCAGGTACACGCTGTCAAACACCACCAGGGCCATCAGCATGGTCCTGAACTGGTCGGTCTTGTGGCCGGTGAGGCTGGGCAGAAAGAAGTAGGCCCAGAAGATCACCATCAGCAGCGGCACCCCGCGCACGAGGTACACCCCGGCAGTCACAGGCCAGCGGATGGCGCGGTACGGGCTGACGCGTGCCAGGCCCAACGCAATGCCCAGCGGCAGCGACACCAGCAGCGCCAGCGCAGCCAGCAGCACCGTCAACGCCAGCCCGCCCAGGGGGCCGTTCGGGTACTGCCCGACCAGAAAATAGACCCAGTAGGTCTGGATAAGCTCCCACATATTCGGGGCCTTAAACGGTGCGCACCGGGTAGCGGTGGTGGTACCACGCGCCCAGTCCGGTAATGGCCAGCGACACCAGCAGGTAGGCGCTGGTGGCAAAGGCAAACGCTTCGGCGCTGCGGAAGCTGGCCGACTCGACTTTGGCGGCCTGGTACATCAGCTCCGCCACGCCAATGACGGTGGCCACGCTGGTGTCCTTCCACAGGTTCAGGGTTTGCGACAGCAGCGGCGGTATGGTCACGCGCAGCGCCTGCGGCAGCACCACCAGCCGCATGGTGGCCAGAAAGCCCAAGCCCAGCGCGCGGCTGGCCTCGGTTTGCACCCAGGGCACGGCGCGGATGCCGCTGCGGATGTCTTCGGCCATGTAGGCGGCGGTGTACAGCGTGAGCGCCACCACCGCGCTGATAGCCTCGATGTTGCGCGCGTACAGCCATTCTTTGAGTGCGTCGGGTAGCAACTCGGGCGCGCCGAAGTACCAGAACAGCAGGTGCGCCAGCAGCGGCACATTGCGGATGCTCTCCACATACAGCCAGCCCAGGCTGCGCAGCAGCCTCAAGGGCGACAGGCGCAGCAGGGCGATGGCCGCACCCAGCGGCAGCGCCAGTACCAGGGTGGTGCCCGCCAGCTGCAGAGACAGCAGCAAGCCGCTGACCAGCAAGTCGTGGTACTGCCCGGTGCGCAGCAGGTTCAGATCAAAATGCAACATAAAAATGGGAACAGGCCGCAGCGGCGGCCTGTGTTGTGCGGCAAAGGCTTTAGATCTGGTCGCTGTCGATTTTGAAAGTGCGCTTGTCGAACTGCAGCTTGGTGTCCGGTCCGTACCATTTGACGAACAGCTTGTTGGCATCGCCCGAGCTTTCCAGGTCGCGCAGCACGCCGTCCACCAGGGTCTTCAGGCTTTTTTCGCCCTTCTTCAGGCCCAGCGCCAGCGGCTCCACGCTGATGCTTTGCGACAGGATGGCGTAGTCTTTCTTGGCGGCGCCCAGCTTGGCGTAGTCGTTGACCAGCGAGGCCTCGTCGTTCACATAGCCCACGCCCTTGCCCTGCTGCAACGCCAGAAATGCCTGCTGGGTGGTCTCGAAGGTCACCACGTCCACGCCCGGTACGGCTTTGCGGATGTTGGGTTCTTGCGTGCCGCCCTTGACGGTGAGCACCTTCTTGCCGCCGAGTGCGGGCAGGTCGGTGATGCCGCTGCTGGTTTTGACCAGCACCTTCTGGCCGGTGACAAAGGTGGTCAGTGAAAAATCGACCTGGGCTTCACGCTCCTTGTTGTGCGTCAGTGAAGCGGCCAGGATGTCCACCCGGCCCTGTTGCAGTTCGGGGATGCGGGCGGCCACGGCCAGTTGCTTGAATACCGGTTTCACGCCCAGTTTCTTGGCGATGGCGTTGCCGATGTCTACCTCATAGCCCACGATCTCGCGGGTTTTGGGGTCAACAAAGCTGTTGGGTTCGTCCGTGCCGAGCACGCCGATGACGATCTCGCCTTTTTTCTTGATGTCGTCCAGCTGGTCGGCCCAGGCGGCGTGGGCGAACAAGGAGGTGGCGAGCGTGGCGGCCAGAACAACGGAGGGGCGAATGGGCATGGTGTGGATGTCCTGTAAGTGGTGAGGAGCCCGAATGTAGAGAGGGAACACGCAGCCGTGAACGAAGCAATCTGGATATGCAAACGGGAAATTCGCATAACCAATGACGTGACCAGCCACAGACAGATTGCTTGTTTGCAACTGATTTTTAAGTCGTTGGTACGCGCTGGCTTTGCCCCTAGAGTGGCCGCTTTTAGCTCTTTGGAAAGCCGCACCATGTCTTCGATTTATGCCGACAACTCCCTGTCGATTGGCCGCACGCCGCTGGTGCGCCTGAACCGCATCACCGATGGGGCTGCGGCCACCGTGCTGGCCAAGATCGAGGGGCGCAACCCGGCGTATTCGGTCAAGTGCCGCATTGGCGCGGCGCTGGTCTGGGACGCAGAAAAGCGCGGCCTGCTGGGGCCGGGCAAGGAGATCATCGAGCCCACTAGCGGCAACACCGGCATCGCGCTGGCCTTTGTGGCCGCCTCCAAGGGCATCTCCATCACCCTGACCATGCCCGAGACCATGAGCGTGGAGCGGCGCAAGATCCTGCTAGCCTACGGCGCCAAGCTGGTGTTGACCGACGGTGCCAAGGGCATGAAAGGGGCCATCGCCAAGGCCGAGGAAATTGCCGCCAGCGACCCCAAATACGTGCTGCTGCAGCAGTTCAAGAACCCGGCCAATCCGGCCATCCACGCCACCACCACCGGCCCGGAAATCTGGCAGGACACCAATGGCCAGATCGACATCCTGGTCTCGGGCGTGGGCACCGGCGGCACCATCACCGGCGTGTCGCGCTACATCAAGCACATCCAGGGCAAGGCCATTGTTTCGGTGGCGGTAGAGCCCACGGCCAGTCCGGTGCTGACGCAAAAGCGCGCG
This sequence is a window from Rhodoferax sp. WC2427. Protein-coding genes within it:
- a CDS encoding amino acid ABC transporter ATP-binding protein encodes the protein MIQLHKVNKWYGDYHALVDVTETIARGEVVVVCGPSGSGKSTLIRTLNRLESIQSGSIQLDGQDIYRRGVDVNQLRSGIGFVFQQFNLFPHLTALQNCTLAPLHLRGLRPAVAREEALNLLERVGLAHKADAYPAALSGGQQQRVAIARALAMHPPLMLFDEPTSALDPEMVGEVLQVMRSLAQDGMTMVCVTHEMGFAREVADRVLFMDQGRVLERATPQDFFRQPQHPRAQQFLADIRTPLAA
- a CDS encoding amino acid ABC transporter permease; translated protein: MWELIQTYWVYFLVGQYPNGPLGGLALTVLLAALALLVSLPLGIALGLARVSPYRAIRWPVTAGVYLVRGVPLLMVIFWAYFFLPSLTGHKTDQFRTMLMALVVFDSVYLAEIVRAGIHGVPKGQVEAARSLGLGYLATMRLVVLPQGLRHMLPSLVNQFVATIKATSLGYIIGLTEVSFIAAQINTQVFTQSTAVYTLLALAYFVLCFGLSRFAYWLEQRTHTVRVSA
- a CDS encoding amino acid ABC transporter permease — translated: MLHFDLNLLRTGQYHDLLVSGLLLSLQLAGTTLVLALPLGAAIALLRLSPLRLLRSLGWLYVESIRNVPLLAHLLFWYFGAPELLPDALKEWLYARNIEAISAVVALTLYTAAYMAEDIRSGIRAVPWVQTEASRALGLGFLATMRLVVLPQALRVTIPPLLSQTLNLWKDTSVATVIGVAELMYQAAKVESASFRSAEAFAFATSAYLLVSLAITGLGAWYHHRYPVRTV
- a CDS encoding ABC transporter substrate-binding protein, whose protein sequence is MPIRPSVVLAATLATSLFAHAAWADQLDDIKKKGEIVIGVLGTDEPNSFVDPKTREIVGYEVDIGNAIAKKLGVKPVFKQLAVAARIPELQQGRVDILAASLTHNKEREAQVDFSLTTFVTGQKVLVKTSSGITDLPALGGKKVLTVKGGTQEPNIRKAVPGVDVVTFETTQQAFLALQQGKGVGYVNDEASLVNDYAKLGAAKKDYAILSQSISVEPLALGLKKGEKSLKTLVDGVLRDLESSGDANKLFVKWYGPDTKLQFDKRTFKIDSDQI
- the cysK gene encoding cysteine synthase A, with amino-acid sequence MSSIYADNSLSIGRTPLVRLNRITDGAAATVLAKIEGRNPAYSVKCRIGAALVWDAEKRGLLGPGKEIIEPTSGNTGIALAFVAASKGISITLTMPETMSVERRKILLAYGAKLVLTDGAKGMKGAIAKAEEIAASDPKYVLLQQFKNPANPAIHATTTGPEIWQDTNGQIDILVSGVGTGGTITGVSRYIKHIQGKAIVSVAVEPTASPVLTQKRAGHELKPGPHKIQGIGAGFVPDVLDLSLVDAIEQVSNEEAVDYARRLAREEGILAGISCGAAVAAAVRWAQKPESAGKTIVVILPDSGERYLSSVLFEGVFDAAGIAA